The Thermogemmata fonticola genome has a window encoding:
- the rdgB gene encoding RdgB/HAM1 family non-canonical purine NTP pyrophosphatase produces MTSSVSPPRLVLASRNPKKLREMAELLADVPVEIVDLSAYPQAPRVEETAGTFAGNATLKAVQTALAIGEWCLGEDSGLVVPALGGAPGVDSALYAGVHGDDAANNAKLLREMQGLQGAQRDAYYICVAVLADPTGKVIAQVEGRCYGRIAEQERGRGGFGYDPLFLVPPYDRTFGELPPEVKQRLSHRAAAFAQLRPVLRELFAASAQKP; encoded by the coding sequence ATGACTTCATCCGTTTCGCCTCCGCGTTTGGTTCTGGCAAGTCGCAATCCCAAGAAGTTACGGGAAATGGCGGAGCTACTGGCAGATGTGCCTGTGGAAATCGTGGATCTGTCCGCATATCCGCAGGCTCCGCGCGTCGAGGAAACCGCGGGGACTTTTGCTGGCAATGCCACGCTCAAAGCGGTTCAGACGGCCTTGGCGATTGGGGAATGGTGTCTCGGTGAGGACAGCGGGCTGGTGGTTCCGGCCTTGGGCGGCGCCCCGGGGGTGGATTCCGCGCTTTACGCAGGTGTGCATGGGGATGATGCCGCGAACAACGCCAAACTGCTTCGGGAAATGCAAGGTTTGCAGGGAGCGCAACGGGACGCCTATTACATCTGCGTTGCGGTGTTGGCTGACCCCACAGGAAAGGTAATCGCGCAGGTGGAAGGCCGTTGTTATGGCCGAATTGCAGAACAGGAACGAGGCCGAGGCGGCTTCGGCTATGATCCCCTTTTTCTGGTGCCGCCTTACGATCGGACGTTCGGCGAGTTGCCCCCGGAAGTCAAGCAGCGTCTCAGCCATCGGGCGGCAGCTTTTGCCCAATTGCGGCCGGTCTTGCGGGAATTGTTCGCCGCTTCAGCTCAGAAACCTTGA